In a single window of the Heliangelus exortis chromosome 1, bHelExo1.hap1, whole genome shotgun sequence genome:
- the FAM181B gene encoding protein FAM181B — protein sequence MAVPAALLSPHHLLSFCFPAAGGLLGYADLEKGYEGGGGGEAGDFKEATRDLLSFIDSASSNIKLALDKPVKSKRKVNHRKYLQKQIKRCTGIIAASSPPPPAPPPPAAAVSSPPAACPAKPPPRREASQAASSLQSKSLAALFGSLQQGRGAAGGGGEAAGGGAGGGGGAAGGPRKVPLRDRNLPPSFFTEPALPSAAGRGPPPPGAKELEKGGGTGGAEAAEFFELLGPEYGALLPEHPAPPDAFPGAARLPAELGLEHGLYEAPLPLPAAHHPLLGGLLYPEPPWSPAGPCSPPKKAPSEGLRPLYSGGGDPGPGGGSEEAGGQLPAGFAPFFPECPLPPPQVPYDYSAGFQRNAYPGL from the coding sequence ATGGCCGTGCCAGCCGCGCTGCTCagcccccaccacctcctctcctTCTGCTTCCCCGCCGCCGGCGGCCTCCTGGGCTATGCCGACCTGGAGAAAGGCTACgagggcggcggcgggggcgaGGCGGGGGACTTTAAAGAAGCTACCAGGGACCTGCTGAGCTTCATCGACTCGGCCTCCAGCAACATCAAGCTCGCTCTGGACAAGCCGGTGAAGTCCAAGCGGAAGGTGAACCATCGGAAGTACCTGCAGAAGCAGATCAAGCGCTGCACCGGCATCATCGCCGCCTCttccccgccgccgcccgctcCGCcaccgcccgccgccgccgtcTCCTCCCCGCCCGCCGCTTGCCCCGCCAAGCCCCCGCCGCGCCGGGAGGCCTCGCAGGCGGCCAGCAGCCTCCAGAGCAAGAGCCTGGCCGCCCTCTTCggctccctgcagcagggccGGGGAGCAGCGGGCGGCGGTGGCGAGGcagcgggcggcggggcgggaggcggcgggggtGCGGCGGGCGGCCCGCGGAAGGTACCGCTGCGGGACCGCAACCTGCCGCCCTCCTTCTTCACGGAGCCGGCGCTGCCCTCCGCCGCGGGCCGCGGGCCACCTCCGCCGGGAGccaaggagctggagaagggcGGCGGGACAGGCGGGGCGGAGGCGGCTGAGTTCTTCGAGCTTCTGGGCCCGGAGTACGGCGCGCTGCTGCCCGAGCATCCCGCCCCGCCGGACGCCTTCCCCGGCGCCGCTCGATTGCCCGCCGAGCTGGGCTTGGAGCACGGCCTCTACGAAGCGCCTCTGCCTCTGCCCGCGGCCCACCACCCACTGCTGGGCGGGCTGCTCTACCCCGAACCTCCCTGGAGCCCGGCCGGGCCCTGCAGCCCGCCCAAGAAGGCTCCGTCCGAGGGGCTGCGGCCGCTCTACTCCGGCGGCGGGGACCCGGGCCCCGGCGGCGGCAGCGAGGAAGCCGGCGGGCAGCTCCCGGCGGGGTTCGCCCCCTTCTTCCCTGAGTGTCCGCTGCCCCCGCCGCAGGTGCCCTACGACTACAGCGCCGGCTTCCAGCGCAACGCTTACCCCGGCCTGTAG